The following coding sequences lie in one Crassostrea angulata isolate pt1a10 chromosome 10, ASM2561291v2, whole genome shotgun sequence genomic window:
- the LOC128166462 gene encoding armadillo repeat-containing protein 1-like, with the protein MASADTVLVMKGMAADPLKRKLLLKDATCMGGLIMVLSNPDPKIVISALETLILMADTNDHRRVLRDFIGMMEQLETIINSQKKCDARVHNLAEKLYVMITETSEPQTPLKDTSNSVPNSRKNSACKNKSLQGHRTRHITLQIRGLLDKTDRDVLMRLVLQVKGVISVTFDMNKKRCFLRVKPDIKPETVVQAVAKSMTMTAQQVVKDEYGAEVLVSFGANPQDMDKENTTLPDYLPEDPDSPKANSHSVARIKKDDNKSGWLSSAATFITNSFYW; encoded by the exons GATGCTACTTGCATGGGAGGGCTCATTATGGTGTTGTCCAATCCAGATCCAAAAATAGTCATCTCAGCTCTAGAG accTTGATTTTGATGGCCGACACAAATGATCACAGAAGAGTTCTGAGAGATTTCATTGGAATGATGGAACAGCTAGAGACAATTATCAACAG TCAAAAAAAGTGTGATGCAAGGGTTCACAATCTTGCGGAGAAGCTATATGTGATGATAACAGAAACCAGCGAACCTCAGACGCCACTCAAAGATACCAGCAACTCCGTGCCCAATTCCAG AAAAAACAGTGCTTGCAAAAACAAAAGCCTCCAAGGTCACAGGACAAGACACATTACACTACAGATCAGGGGTCTTCTGGACAAG ACAGATCGGGACGTTTTGATGCGACTTGTCTTACAAGTTAAAGGAGTAATAAGTGTGACCTTTGACATGAACAAGAAACGATGCTTTCTGCGAGTCAAACCAGATATTAAACCAGag ACTGTAGTGCAGGCTGTAGCCAAGTCCATGACAATGACAGCTCAACAGGTTGTCAAAGACGAATATGGAGCAGAA GTATTAGTGTCATTTGGTGCCAATCCCCAGGATATGGACAAAGAGAACACAACTCTCCCCGACTACCTCCCAGAAGATCCGGACAGTCCGAAAGCAAACAGCCACTCTGTCGCCCGGATCAAGAAGGATGATAACAAATCCGGCTGGCTTAGCTCTGCAGCAACCTTTATCACCAACTCATTCTACTGGTAG